The proteins below are encoded in one region of Tamandua tetradactyla isolate mTamTet1 chromosome 9, mTamTet1.pri, whole genome shotgun sequence:
- the RELA gene encoding transcription factor p65 isoform X2 produces the protein MDDLFPLIFPSEPVQASGPYVEIIEQPKQRGMRFRYKCEGRSAGSIPGERSTDTTKTHPTIKINGYTGPGTVRISLVTKDPPHRPHPHELVGKDCRDGFYEAELCPDRCIHSFQNLGIQCVKKRDLEQAISQRIQTNNNPFQVPIEEQRGDYDLNAVRLCFQVTVRDPAGRPLRLPPVLSHPIFDNRAPNTAELKICRVNRNSGSCLGGDEIFLLCDKVQKEDIEVCFTGPGWEARGSFSQADVHRQVAIVFRTPPYADPSLQAPVRVSMQLRRPSDRELSEPMEFQYLPDTDDRHRIEEKRKRTYETFKSIMKKSPFNGPADPRPPPRRIAVPSRSSTSVPKPAPQPYPFTPPLSTINIEEFSPMVFPSGQIPSQAPAQVLPPALAPAPAIASALPQAPVLLPPAPKTTQAGEGTLTEALLQLQFDTDEDLGALLGNSTDPAVFTDLASVDNSEFQQLLNQGASMAPHTAEPMLMEYPEAITRLVTGSQRPPDPAPTTMGASALPNGLLSGDEDFSSIADMDFSALLSQISS, from the exons ATGGACG ACTTGTTCCCCCTCATCTTCCCCTCAG AGCCAGTCCAGGCCTCTGGTCCCTATGTGGAGATCATTGAGCAGCCCAAGCAGCGGGGCATGCGCTTCCGCTACAAGTGCGAGGGCCGCTCAGCGGGCAGTATCCCAGGCGAGCGGAGCACGGACACCACAAAGACCCACCCCACCATCAAG ATCAATGGCTACACAGGGCCAGGGACAGTTCGCATCTCCCTGGTTACCAAGGATCCCCCTCACCGGCCTCACCCCCACGAGCTTGTGGGGAAGGACTGCCGAGATGGCTTCTATGAGGCTGAGCTCTGCCCGGACCGCTGCATCCACAG CTTTCAGAACCTTGGGATCCAATGCGTGAAGAAACGAGACCTGGAGCAAGCTATCAGCCAGCGCATCCAGACCAACAATAACCCCTTCCAAG TCCCCATAGAAGAGCAGCGAGGGGACTACGACCTGAATGCTGTGCGGCTCTGCTTCCAGGTGACAGTGCGGGACCCGGCAGGCAGGCCACTCCGCCTGCCGCCCGTCCTCTCCCATCCCATCTTTGACAACC GCGCCCCCAACACTGCCGAGCTCAAGATCTGCCGAGTGAACAGAAACTCCGGGAGCTGCCTCGGAGGGGATGAGATCTTCCTACTGTGTGATAAGGTGCAGAAAG AGGACATTGAGGTGTGTTTCACGGGACCCGGCTGGGAGGCCCGAGGCTCCTTTTCCCAAGCTGATGTGCACCGACAAGTGGCCATTGTGTTCCGGACGCCTCCCTATGCTGACCCCAGCCTGCAGGCCCCCGTGCGCGTCTCCATGCAGCTACGGCGGCCTTCCGACCGGGAGCTCAGCGAGCCCATGGAATTCCAGTACTTGCCAGACACAG ATGATCGTCACCGGATCGAGGAGAAACGCAAGAGGACATATGAGACCTTCAAGAGCATCATGAAAAAGAGTCCTTTCAATG GCCCCGCTGACCCCCGGCCTCCACCCCGGCGCATTGCTGTGCCTTCCCGCAGCTCAACTTCTGTCCCCAAGCCAG CCCCCCAGCCCTATCCCTTTACGCCACCCCTCAGCACCATCAACATTGAGGAGTTTTCCCCCATGGTCTTCCCTTCCGGGCAGATCCCAAGCCAGGCCCCTGCCCAGGTCCTGCCCCCGgccctggcccctgccccagccATCGCATCAGCTCTACCCCAGGCCCCAGTGCTGCTCCCACCTGCCCCCAAGACCACCCAGGCTGGGGAAGGGACACTGACAGAGGCCCTGCTACAGCTGCAGTTTGATACCGATGAAGACCTGGGGGCCCTCCTCGGCAACAGCACAGACCCAGCCGTGTTCACGGACCTGGCATCCGTTGACAACTCTGAGTTTCAGCAGTTGCTGAACCAGGGTGCATCCATGGCCCCCCACACAGCCGAGCCCATGCTGATGGAATACCCTGAGGCTATAACTCGCCTGGTGACAGGGTCTCAGAGGCCCCCTGACCCAGCTCCCACCACCATGGGAGCCTCGGCACTCCCCAACGGCCTCCTTTCAGGGGACGAAGACTTCTCCTCCATTGCGGATATGGACTTCTCAGCTCTTCTCAGTCAAATCagctcctaa
- the RELA gene encoding transcription factor p65 isoform X1, with amino-acid sequence MDDLFPLIFPSAEPVQASGPYVEIIEQPKQRGMRFRYKCEGRSAGSIPGERSTDTTKTHPTIKINGYTGPGTVRISLVTKDPPHRPHPHELVGKDCRDGFYEAELCPDRCIHSFQNLGIQCVKKRDLEQAISQRIQTNNNPFQVPIEEQRGDYDLNAVRLCFQVTVRDPAGRPLRLPPVLSHPIFDNRAPNTAELKICRVNRNSGSCLGGDEIFLLCDKVQKEDIEVCFTGPGWEARGSFSQADVHRQVAIVFRTPPYADPSLQAPVRVSMQLRRPSDRELSEPMEFQYLPDTDDRHRIEEKRKRTYETFKSIMKKSPFNGPADPRPPPRRIAVPSRSSTSVPKPAPQPYPFTPPLSTINIEEFSPMVFPSGQIPSQAPAQVLPPALAPAPAIASALPQAPVLLPPAPKTTQAGEGTLTEALLQLQFDTDEDLGALLGNSTDPAVFTDLASVDNSEFQQLLNQGASMAPHTAEPMLMEYPEAITRLVTGSQRPPDPAPTTMGASALPNGLLSGDEDFSSIADMDFSALLSQISS; translated from the exons ATGGACG ACTTGTTCCCCCTCATCTTCCCCTCAG CAGAGCCAGTCCAGGCCTCTGGTCCCTATGTGGAGATCATTGAGCAGCCCAAGCAGCGGGGCATGCGCTTCCGCTACAAGTGCGAGGGCCGCTCAGCGGGCAGTATCCCAGGCGAGCGGAGCACGGACACCACAAAGACCCACCCCACCATCAAG ATCAATGGCTACACAGGGCCAGGGACAGTTCGCATCTCCCTGGTTACCAAGGATCCCCCTCACCGGCCTCACCCCCACGAGCTTGTGGGGAAGGACTGCCGAGATGGCTTCTATGAGGCTGAGCTCTGCCCGGACCGCTGCATCCACAG CTTTCAGAACCTTGGGATCCAATGCGTGAAGAAACGAGACCTGGAGCAAGCTATCAGCCAGCGCATCCAGACCAACAATAACCCCTTCCAAG TCCCCATAGAAGAGCAGCGAGGGGACTACGACCTGAATGCTGTGCGGCTCTGCTTCCAGGTGACAGTGCGGGACCCGGCAGGCAGGCCACTCCGCCTGCCGCCCGTCCTCTCCCATCCCATCTTTGACAACC GCGCCCCCAACACTGCCGAGCTCAAGATCTGCCGAGTGAACAGAAACTCCGGGAGCTGCCTCGGAGGGGATGAGATCTTCCTACTGTGTGATAAGGTGCAGAAAG AGGACATTGAGGTGTGTTTCACGGGACCCGGCTGGGAGGCCCGAGGCTCCTTTTCCCAAGCTGATGTGCACCGACAAGTGGCCATTGTGTTCCGGACGCCTCCCTATGCTGACCCCAGCCTGCAGGCCCCCGTGCGCGTCTCCATGCAGCTACGGCGGCCTTCCGACCGGGAGCTCAGCGAGCCCATGGAATTCCAGTACTTGCCAGACACAG ATGATCGTCACCGGATCGAGGAGAAACGCAAGAGGACATATGAGACCTTCAAGAGCATCATGAAAAAGAGTCCTTTCAATG GCCCCGCTGACCCCCGGCCTCCACCCCGGCGCATTGCTGTGCCTTCCCGCAGCTCAACTTCTGTCCCCAAGCCAG CCCCCCAGCCCTATCCCTTTACGCCACCCCTCAGCACCATCAACATTGAGGAGTTTTCCCCCATGGTCTTCCCTTCCGGGCAGATCCCAAGCCAGGCCCCTGCCCAGGTCCTGCCCCCGgccctggcccctgccccagccATCGCATCAGCTCTACCCCAGGCCCCAGTGCTGCTCCCACCTGCCCCCAAGACCACCCAGGCTGGGGAAGGGACACTGACAGAGGCCCTGCTACAGCTGCAGTTTGATACCGATGAAGACCTGGGGGCCCTCCTCGGCAACAGCACAGACCCAGCCGTGTTCACGGACCTGGCATCCGTTGACAACTCTGAGTTTCAGCAGTTGCTGAACCAGGGTGCATCCATGGCCCCCCACACAGCCGAGCCCATGCTGATGGAATACCCTGAGGCTATAACTCGCCTGGTGACAGGGTCTCAGAGGCCCCCTGACCCAGCTCCCACCACCATGGGAGCCTCGGCACTCCCCAACGGCCTCCTTTCAGGGGACGAAGACTTCTCCTCCATTGCGGATATGGACTTCTCAGCTCTTCTCAGTCAAATCagctcctaa